In the genome of Thermodesulfobacteriota bacterium, the window CTCTCTCTCCGGGGACCGGATACCGCTTCGGGCTGTAAACGGTCTTCCGTCCTATCCGGAAGCTCATCAAAGACTTATCCTTCTCGTTCTCGATCTCCATCACCATCCTCCCTTCGATGCCCTTGACGATGCCGACCACGACCATCTTCTCCTGGGCCATGGAAGCGGTGGCGAGGAGGAAGAACACCATCCCCATCGGAATGAGTATGGATAGAATCTTCTTCGGCTCCATCGATCTTCCCTCCTGTGTTGTAATGTCCCGGATGCTTCCTCGCTTTAGTGCGGGCTGTAGATGCAGACCCGGTTCCTCCCCCCCCTTTTGGCATCATAGAGGGCCTGGTCCGCCATCCGTACCAGGTCTTCCTTCGTCCGGGCCCGATGGCTTGGCGAGTTGGCAATGCCCAGGCTGACCGTCACGTGGATCTTCGCCTTTCCGACATCGAAGAGGGTCTGCTCCACCAGACGCCGAATCCTCTCCGAGATCGCCACCGCCTCCTCCAACCCCGCATCGGGGAGGATCAGCACGAACTCCTCTCCCCCATAACGGGAGACCGTGTCCTTCTTCCGGACCGATGCCTTGAGGAGGAGGGCGATCTCCTTCAGCACCTTGTCCCCTTCGGTGTGGCCGAAGGTGTCATTGATCCGTTTGAAATGGTCGATGTCGACCATCACCAGGGAGAGGGCGGACCCGCCATAGAAGGCCTTCTGGGTTTCCACGACCAGCCGCTCGTCGAAATACCGCCGATTATAGAGGGAGGTGAGGGTGTCGTAGACGGCCATGCTCTTGACCGAGCTGAACCTCTGAAAATGTTTCAGGGTGGCGGCCATCTGGTAGCCGATGACCGAGAAGAACTGGAGGTCCTGGGCGTCGAAGGCATTGGGCTGTTCGCTGTTGAGCGAGATCATCCCGATGATCTCGTTCTCAATCGATAGCGGGAGGATCAGGTAGGATTTGAGCGTCGCCTTCGGATCCATGATCATGTGGGAGGGTCGAAGCTTCCTCTTTTCGACCTCGAGGCTCACCTCGTTTGGTTCCACGGGTTTCTCCCCCAGGAGCGAGAAGACCCTCAACATGTTCTCCACCACCTGCTGGGTGAAGGCTGGCGGACAGGACTCCTCCTGGTAGAGGTAGAGGACGGAGGACTCCTTCCAGAGGACGCCCAGGACGGAGAATTGGAAGAGGCTCGGCAGATGGTCGCCAGCCGCCTCCACGATCTCCTTCACCTCGAAACTCGTATTGATGGCGTTGAGAATCGACCGGAGGAGGTTGAGGTTTTTCACGATGAGTCTCATCTTCTCCCCTACTTCTGCGAGACAAGGCGCTCCGCTTCCCGGATCCTCGGAAAAACCTTGGGGAAGACCTCCCGGCTGATCACGCCTTCGGTCAATGCCGAAAAGAGGTTGAGAAGGTGATTGACCAACCCCTGAAACCCTTTGTGAAGCTCCGTAGGGGAGAGGTCCAGGCATTCCTCCCTCACCTTGGAGAGATCGACCCCCTCCTCGGAGACCTCCACGAGGCCTAAAAAAGGATACCTCTCTTTGAGGTGTTTGAGGGAGAGGCTGAACAAGAGGGCCAAGACGGCCTCGCCCAACATCGCCGAGACGATCTCCCAGAGCTCGAAAACCAGGGTGGCATAAAGGTCCATCACGAGTTCAGAGGTATATTTCCCGCGAGGCTCCTTTCCCAATCCTCTCATAGCGCTCTGGTCGAAACGGAATCGCTTTCGAGATGCCTTAAGTCTAGACCTTCCTCAGTTGTTTGATCCAGCGATGAATTTTTTCGTGGTAGACATAAAAGATCAAGATGACCAGGGCCGAGATCCCGAAAAGGATCAACATGGTCTTATACTGATGGTCGTAGGCTTTCCCCCCCTGGAGGCAGGCCATCAGGGTTCCAGGGATCCTTCCGATCGTGGAGATGATGAGAAAGATTCCGAGGTGCATGGGCGTCAACCCTAAGATATAACAGAGGGCATCCTTCGGAAATCCTGGGATGAGAAAGAGAAGGAAGCTGAGGATCACTCCCTCGTGGCCGATCAGATAGTCAAATTTTTTCATCGTCTGGATGTGAACGAACTTCTCGACTGCGACCCTCTCGAAGGCCCTCGCGAGGGAGAAGGCCAACCAGGAACCCAAGACGGACCCGAGGATCGAGTATAGGAAGCCCAGTTTTACGCCGAAGAGGTAACCCCCGATGAACTCGATCAATCCCCCCGGGATGGGGACGACCACGACCTGGAGGGCCTGGATCAGGATGTAGGCGAGGAATGAATAGGCCCCGAAGCCAGTGATGATCTCTTTGAGGTGGTGTTGGTCGTGGAGGAGCTTATAGATTTGAACGAGCTCATCCCACAGCACGGAATTGAAGCGGTAAATCAGAAGAACGAATAGGCCCAGAACCAGAAAGAGGAGGATCCATCTTTTTCTCTTGGGTAGAGGGATCGGCATAAGAAAAGAAAAATAAACGGGTTAAACGGAACTTTTTAAGCGTAAATAACATAAAAACAGGAGGGAGTAAAGATTGAGAAAAGGCTCCAAACGATCTCCGCCTCATTCCGGAGCCGACCGAAAAGGGTCCGGCCTTTGGCCACGCTCCCGGACCGCGAGGTCGTCGAGCTCCTTCTGCCCTTTCCTCTCCATCTCGCGGACCAGATCTCGGTATCTCCGCTCCTTCAGCTTCTCGAAGATCTTCCGCTCCTGCATCCGTTGAACCAACCGGTTCCGTTCCTCTTCCATCCTCTGTTCGATCTCCCGCCTCCTCGCTTCCATCCGAACCCGATTCTGGTAGCCTTCCTCCGCGTAGTCCTTGTAGATTTGACACTCCCAACCCGGAACCCCTTTCTCCATCGAACGCCGTAGGAAACGATCGGCCTCTGCCCGCTGGGCGAGGAGGGTCCGAAGCTCCTCCTCCTGCCTCTCCCGTTGGAGGCTTAGCCTGGCCAAGGTGAGGCGGGAAAGCTCCTCCAGGCTCTGCTTCCAGTTCAGCAAGGTTTGGAATCTGAAGAGAAATCTCAACGTCGCCTTTATCGCTCCGAAGAGGGTCTTTCTCAGGCGCAGGCCGCCTTCAGGAGTCGCACCGACTGTTCGAGATCGACCTTTTCATCGATGTCCTGTTGAAGGTAGTGGAGGATGGCGGGCATCTTCTTGATGGCCTCGTCGATCTGAGGGTTGTTCCCCGAGACATAGGCGCCGATTTGGATCAGATCTTCTGCCTTTTTATAGGTCGCCATCAACCTCACCATCCTGGCCCGGGCCTCCAGGTGATCTTTTCCTACGATATCGTTCATCACCCGGCTGATGCTCCCGAGGACGTCGATCGCGGGGTAATGATGTTGGTTGGCCAGGTCTCGGCTGAGGACGAGGTGGCCATCGACGATGGAACGGACCGCATCCACGATCGGATCCTGAATGTCATCCCCTTCGGCCAGGACATTGTAAAGGCCCGTGATGCTCCCCTCTCCCTCCCGGGTGCCCGCCCGTTCGAGTAACTGGGGGAGCTGGGCGAAGACGCTCGGCGTGTATCCCTTCGAAGCAGGGGGTTCTCCTACGGCCAGGCCGACTTCCCGGGCGGCCATGGCAAAACGGGTCAAGGAGTCGATCATCAGGAGGACGTCCTTCCCCTGGTCCCTGAAAAATTCGGCCACCGCCGTGGCCAGGTAAGCCCCACGCATGCGGATGAGGGGAGGTTGATCGGAGGTCGCAACGACCACGACCGACCGTCTCAATCCCTCCTCCCCGAGGTCCCTTTCGATAAATTCCCTCACCTCCCTGCCCCGTTCCCCGATCAGGCCGACGACGTTGACATCGG includes:
- the fliJ gene encoding flagellar export protein FliJ, with the protein product MRFLFRFQTLLNWKQSLEELSRLTLARLSLQRERQEEELRTLLAQRAEADRFLRRSMEKGVPGWECQIYKDYAEEGYQNRVRMEARRREIEQRMEEERNRLVQRMQERKIFEKLKERRYRDLVREMERKGQKELDDLAVRERGQRPDPFRSAPE
- a CDS encoding TVP38/TMEM64 family protein — protein: MPIPLPKRKRWILLFLVLGLFVLLIYRFNSVLWDELVQIYKLLHDQHHLKEIITGFGAYSFLAYILIQALQVVVVPIPGGLIEFIGGYLFGVKLGFLYSILGSVLGSWLAFSLARAFERVAVEKFVHIQTMKKFDYLIGHEGVILSFLLFLIPGFPKDALCYILGLTPMHLGIFLIISTIGRIPGTLMACLQGGKAYDHQYKTMLILFGISALVILIFYVYHEKIHRWIKQLRKV
- a CDS encoding diguanylate cyclase, with the protein product MRLIVKNLNLLRSILNAINTSFEVKEIVEAAGDHLPSLFQFSVLGVLWKESSVLYLYQEESCPPAFTQQVVENMLRVFSLLGEKPVEPNEVSLEVEKRKLRPSHMIMDPKATLKSYLILPLSIENEIIGMISLNSEQPNAFDAQDLQFFSVIGYQMAATLKHFQRFSSVKSMAVYDTLTSLYNRRYFDERLVVETQKAFYGGSALSLVMVDIDHFKRINDTFGHTEGDKVLKEIALLLKASVRKKDTVSRYGGEEFVLILPDAGLEEAVAISERIRRLVEQTLFDVGKAKIHVTVSLGIANSPSHRARTKEDLVRMADQALYDAKRGGRNRVCIYSPH
- a CDS encoding FliI/YscN family ATPase, which translates into the protein MVRCYGRVIQVVGLVIEGIGPPLAVGEVCHIERTEGLGPIVAEVVGFREKRMLFMPLGETRGVQPGARILPLDRPAQVKVGMGLLGRILDGLGETIDQRGPFVSEQVYPIYGSPPPPLLRRRITAPMDVGIKAINGLVTLGKGQRMAIFSGSGVGKSTLLGMIARHSAADVNVVGLIGERGREVREFIERDLGEEGLRRSVVVVATSDQPPLIRMRGAYLATAVAEFFRDQGKDVLLMIDSLTRFAMAAREVGLAVGEPPASKGYTPSVFAQLPQLLERAGTREGEGSITGLYNVLAEGDDIQDPIVDAVRSIVDGHLVLSRDLANQHHYPAIDVLGSISRVMNDIVGKDHLEARARMVRLMATYKKAEDLIQIGAYVSGNNPQIDEAIKKMPAILHYLQQDIDEKVDLEQSVRLLKAACA